The following proteins are co-located in the Apis mellifera strain DH4 linkage group LG9, Amel_HAv3.1, whole genome shotgun sequence genome:
- the LOC100576369 gene encoding ets DNA-binding protein pokkuri isoform X1, with product MKLLPSIQLPQLPPVSAGGGMTGMDSRLPPGISLPFSPTELLWRYGPAMNFPPTHPPPSPFLDFKTHLPASLASDPRLWSREDVTTFLRWAEREFDLPQFDMDMFQMNGKALCLLTKADLGERCPGAGDVLHNVLSMLARDFNQLQRCLPSSPVTPTRPSAYPLSPHSHPPTPTWTENPYTANLASLMSANSVTLSPAPSVDSQAGSPGHTEGAQSQVYKSDSDEDNQQGTTGSPPATPTALAAQRLSEVCVKDQPSPTLTQPMMPLTPGAFRTNPANAAREFFPSDSPEPNTNGRLLWDFLQQLLNDPSQRYTHYIAWKSRETGVFKIVDPPGLARLWGIQKNHLSMNYDKMSRALRYYYRVNILRKVQGERHCYQFLRNPTELKNIKNISQLRQQMRIKSEPEEEGGSGVEPEIDMPTDLSMSSMSQPSSEQQQQQQQPLSLLDPPVKYRSHAYNLVKTNQESEEQK from the exons ATGAAATTGTTGCCGTCGATTCAGCTGCCGCAATTACCGCCGGTTTCGGCCGGGGGTGGAATGACGGGAATGGACTCTCGGCTACCACCCGGTATATCTTTACCTTTTAGTCCTACTGAGCTACTCTGGCGATACGGTCCCGCTATGAATTTTCCACCGACTCACCCGCCACCAAGTCCCTTTCTAGATTTCAAGACGCACCTACCGGCAAGTTTGG CTTCAGACCCACGACTGTGGTCCCGCGAGGATGTGACGACGTTTCTTCGATGGGCTGAACGGGAGTTCGATCTACCCCAATTCGATATGGACATGTTTCAAATGAATGGTAAGGCGCTCTGCTTACTAACAAAGGCGGATTTGGGAGAAAGATGTCCTGGCGCTGGTGACGTGTTGCACAATGTGCTCTCGATGCTGGCCAGAGACTTTAACCAGCTTCAGAGGTGTCTTCCCAGTAGTCCGGTCACTCCCACAAGACCCTCCGCGTACCCCCTCAGTCCTCATTCGCATCCACCAACCCCGACATGGACAGAGAACCCGTACACCGCGAATCTTGCATCGTTAATGTCCGCGAATTCGGTCACGCTATCTCCGGCACCCTCGGTCGACAGTCAAGCAGGATCTCCAGGACATACGGAAGGTGCACAGAGCCAGGTTTACAAGAGCGATTCAGACGAGGATAATCAACAAGGAACTACTGGAAGTCCCCCAGCCACGCCCACTGCTCTTGCAGCACAAAGGTTAAGCGAAGTTTGCGTCAAGGATCAACCGAGTCCTACGTTAACGCAACCGATGATGCCTCTGACGCCCGGTGCCTTCAGAACGAACCCTGCCAACGCCGCGAGAGAATTTTTCCCGAGTGATTCCCCAGAACCTAATACAA ATGGTAGACTTTTATGGGATTTTCTTCAACAACTTTTAAATGACCCCTCACAACGATATACACATTACATCGCATGGAAAAGTAGGGAAACGGGAGTATTCAAAATCGTTGATCCTCCTGGACTTGCAAGGCTCTGGGGCATTCAAAAGAATCATCTTTCAATGAATTACGATAAAATGAGCAGAGCTCtacgatattattatcgagTAAATATTTTGCGAAAAGTTCAAGGAGAACGACATTGTTACCA ATTTCTGCGAAACCCAACGGAGCTGAAGAACATAAAGAACATATCTCAGCTGCGTCAGCAAATGCGGATAAAGTCAGAACCGGAAGAAGAAGGCGGAAGTGGTGTCGAGCCGGAAATCGATATGCCAACAGACCTTTCGATGTCTAGTATGAGTCAGCCATCCAGtgagcaacaacaacaacaacaacaacctcTATCTCTTCTCGATCCACCTGTAAAATATAGAAGTCATGCGTACAATCTCGTAAAAACCAATCAAGAATCGGAAGAGCAAAAGTGA
- the Amel_8916 gene encoding cys-loop ligand-gated ion channel subunit 8916 (The RefSeq protein has 2 substitutions, 1 frameshift compared to this genomic sequence), translated as MCKNRNYALDVSSAASKTSSKVMLTRGTVNDIVSRNITMVLENLLMNYENNQLPTHGKGTPTVVKTNILIRSMGPVSELDMDYSMDCYFRQSWRDSRLSFLGPIKSLSLSIKMLERIWRPDTYFYNGKHSYVHTITVPNKLLRISQDGDILYSMRLTIKAKCPMELRNFPMDRQSCPLILGSCKCIYVQSINLCMAGRLFGYLCPGMALSQFDLMGSPYRNLTFVRREGEFSVLQVSFNLQRHTGYFLIQVYVPCVLIVVLSWVSFWIHREATSDRVGLGITTVLTLSTISLDSRTDLPKVRYATALDWFLLMSFGYCIATLLEFAGVHYFTKVGSGEIPLEEEEWENENESDYQDAFCNIVSCSPQTVHPETIIDVSRRRSSLICDVYGVNESVSYERGSMTVSVTSKPSTMERQTQTEVWIPKWRQFLYCLAGDESFRKRRQREAAGNCRKRGEKIARHINSVSYIDKVARIVFPASFGLLNICYWVIYVTYQEEFKWQDSPLGSISQ; from the exons ATGTGCAAAAATCGGAATTACGCTCTTGATGTTTCTTCAGCAGCTTCAAAGACTTCTTCGAAAGTTATGTTAACCAGAGGAACCGTCAACGACATTGTTTCTAGAAATATCACAATGGTTCTCGAGAATCTTCTAATGAATTACGAAAACAATCAACTACCTACTCACGGAAAGg gaACACCAACTGTGgtaaaaacgaatattttaataagaagtaTGGGTCCTGTGTCAGAACTTGATATG GATTATTCAATGGATTGTTATTTTCGACAATCTTGGAGAGATTCTCGTTTGAGCTTTTTAGGTCCAATAAAATCTCTCAGTTTAAGCATCAAAATGTTGGAAAGAATTTGGAGGCCAGatacgtatttttataatggaaaACATAGCTATGTGCATACCATCACGGTGcccaataaattattaagaatctcGCAAGATGgagatattctatattctatgaG actTACTATAAAAGCAAAATGTCCAATGGAACTTCGAAACTTTCCTATGGATCGTCAATCCTGCCCTCTTATTCTTGGGAGTTGTAA atgCATATACGTCCagtcaattaatttatgaatggcAGGAAGGCTCTTCGGTTAACTTTGT CCTGGAATGGCTCTTTCACAATTCGATCTGATGGGTTCGCCATACAGAAATTTAACATTCGTCCGTCGGGAAGGTGAATTTTCGGTTCTTCAAGTATCCTTCAATTTGCAACGACATACCGGCTATTTTCTCATTCAA GTTTATGTACCTTGTGTTCTAATAGTAGTTCTAAGTTGGGTATCCTTTTGGATTCATCGCGAGGCTACCAGTGATCGAGTTGGGTtag gTATTACTACTGTTTTGACATTGTCAACCATTAGTCTGGATTCTAGAACAGATTTACCAAAAGTTAGATATGCCACTGCTCTCGATTGGTTTTTATTAATGAGTTTTGGATATTGTATTGCTACGTTATTAGAATTTGCTGGTgtacattattttacaaag GTTGGTAGTGGAGAAATTCCtttggaggaagaagaatggGAAAATGAGAATGAATCTGATTATCAAGATGCGTTTTGTAATATTGTATCATGCAGTCCTCAAACGGTTCATCCAGAAACGATAATAGATGTATCTCGAAGAAGAAGTTCTTTGATATGTGATGTTTATGgtgttaat gaATCCGTTTCTTATGAAAGAGGATCGATGACTGTATCTGTTACGTCGAAACCATCAACAATGGAAAGACAAACACAAACAGAAGTATGGATACCGAAATGGCGACAATTTCTTTATTGCCTTGCTGGTGATGAATCATTTag AAAGCGCAGACAAAGAGAAGCAGCTGGAAACTGTAGGAAACGTGGCGAAAAAATTGCAAGACATATAAACAGCGTGTCTTATATCGATAAAGTTGCACGAATAGTATTTCCTGCTTCTTTTGGACTActgaatatttgttattggGTCATTTACGTCACCTatcaagaagaatttaaatggCAAGATTCTCCGCTTGGATCAATTTctcaatga
- the LOC100576369 gene encoding ets DNA-binding protein pokkuri isoform X2: MKLLPSIQLPQLPPVSAGGGMTGMDSRLPPASDPRLWSREDVTTFLRWAEREFDLPQFDMDMFQMNGKALCLLTKADLGERCPGAGDVLHNVLSMLARDFNQLQRCLPSSPVTPTRPSAYPLSPHSHPPTPTWTENPYTANLASLMSANSVTLSPAPSVDSQAGSPGHTEGAQSQVYKSDSDEDNQQGTTGSPPATPTALAAQRLSEVCVKDQPSPTLTQPMMPLTPGAFRTNPANAAREFFPSDSPEPNTNGRLLWDFLQQLLNDPSQRYTHYIAWKSRETGVFKIVDPPGLARLWGIQKNHLSMNYDKMSRALRYYYRVNILRKVQGERHCYQFLRNPTELKNIKNISQLRQQMRIKSEPEEEGGSGVEPEIDMPTDLSMSSMSQPSSEQQQQQQQPLSLLDPPVKYRSHAYNLVKTNQESEEQK, translated from the exons ATGAAATTGTTGCCGTCGATTCAGCTGCCGCAATTACCGCCGGTTTCGGCCGGGGGTGGAATGACGGGAATGGACTCTCGGCTACCACCCG CTTCAGACCCACGACTGTGGTCCCGCGAGGATGTGACGACGTTTCTTCGATGGGCTGAACGGGAGTTCGATCTACCCCAATTCGATATGGACATGTTTCAAATGAATGGTAAGGCGCTCTGCTTACTAACAAAGGCGGATTTGGGAGAAAGATGTCCTGGCGCTGGTGACGTGTTGCACAATGTGCTCTCGATGCTGGCCAGAGACTTTAACCAGCTTCAGAGGTGTCTTCCCAGTAGTCCGGTCACTCCCACAAGACCCTCCGCGTACCCCCTCAGTCCTCATTCGCATCCACCAACCCCGACATGGACAGAGAACCCGTACACCGCGAATCTTGCATCGTTAATGTCCGCGAATTCGGTCACGCTATCTCCGGCACCCTCGGTCGACAGTCAAGCAGGATCTCCAGGACATACGGAAGGTGCACAGAGCCAGGTTTACAAGAGCGATTCAGACGAGGATAATCAACAAGGAACTACTGGAAGTCCCCCAGCCACGCCCACTGCTCTTGCAGCACAAAGGTTAAGCGAAGTTTGCGTCAAGGATCAACCGAGTCCTACGTTAACGCAACCGATGATGCCTCTGACGCCCGGTGCCTTCAGAACGAACCCTGCCAACGCCGCGAGAGAATTTTTCCCGAGTGATTCCCCAGAACCTAATACAA ATGGTAGACTTTTATGGGATTTTCTTCAACAACTTTTAAATGACCCCTCACAACGATATACACATTACATCGCATGGAAAAGTAGGGAAACGGGAGTATTCAAAATCGTTGATCCTCCTGGACTTGCAAGGCTCTGGGGCATTCAAAAGAATCATCTTTCAATGAATTACGATAAAATGAGCAGAGCTCtacgatattattatcgagTAAATATTTTGCGAAAAGTTCAAGGAGAACGACATTGTTACCA ATTTCTGCGAAACCCAACGGAGCTGAAGAACATAAAGAACATATCTCAGCTGCGTCAGCAAATGCGGATAAAGTCAGAACCGGAAGAAGAAGGCGGAAGTGGTGTCGAGCCGGAAATCGATATGCCAACAGACCTTTCGATGTCTAGTATGAGTCAGCCATCCAGtgagcaacaacaacaacaacaacaacctcTATCTCTTCTCGATCCACCTGTAAAATATAGAAGTCATGCGTACAATCTCGTAAAAACCAATCAAGAATCGGAAGAGCAAAAGTGA
- the LOC727210 gene encoding single-stranded DNA-binding protein, mitochondrial: MFRQVIPQMIRNSRTIKNIQTSTDIDVNMKLEKSINQVTLLGRVGGEAQKKGSNEHPVVIFSLATHNNYKYTNGDIVQRTDWHKICVFKPNLRENVYTYLKKGQRVLVSGKISYGEYKDEEGAIKSTTAVIADDVIFFHHNN, translated from the exons atgtttcggcaa gTTATTCCACAAATGATTAGAAATAGTCGtaccattaaaaatattcaaacttcTACTGATATTGatgttaatatgaaattagaaaaat CTATAAATCAAGTTACTTTATTAGGAAGAGTAGGAGGCGAGGCACAGAAAAAGGGTAGTAATGAACATCCTgttgttattttttctcttgccacacataataactataaatatacgaatg GAGATATTGTACAGCGAACAGATTGGCATAAAATATGCGTTTTTAAACCAAATTTACGTGAAAatgtatatacttatttaaaaaagggtCAAAGAGTATTAGTTTCAGGAAAAATAAGTTATGGAGAATACAAAGATGAAGAAGGTGCTATTAAATCAACTACTGCAGTAATAGCAgatgatgtaatattttttcatcataataattag
- the Amel_8916 gene encoding cys-loop ligand-gated ion channel subunit 8916 isoform X1 yields MLGLIFFILLSMCKNRNYALDVSSAASKTSSKVMLTRGTVNDIVSRNITMVLENLLMNYENNQLPTHGKGTPTVVKTNILIRSMGPVSELDMDYSMDCYFRQSWRDSRLSFLGPIKSLSLSIKMLERIWRPDTYFYNGKHSYVHTITVPNKLLRISQDGDILYSMRLTIKAKCPMELRNFPMDRQSCPLILGSYAYTSSQLIYEWQEGSSVNFVPGMALSQFDLMGSPYRNLTFVRREGEFSVLQVSFNLQRHTGYFLIQVYVPCVLIVVLSWVSFWIHREATSDRVGLGITTVLTLSTISLDSRTDLPKVRYATALDWFLLMSFGYCIATLLEFAGVHYFTKVGSGEIPLEEEEWENENESDYQDAFCNIVSCSPQTVHPETIIDVSRRRSSLICDVYGVNESVSYERGSMTVSVTSKPSTMERQTQTEVWIPKWRQFLYCLAGDESFRKRRQREAAGNCRKRGEKIARHINSVSYIDKVARIVFPASFGLLNICYWVIYVTYQEEFKWQDSPLGSISQ; encoded by the exons ATGTTAgg attgatatttttcatattgctGTCAATGTGCAAAAATCGGAATTACGCTCTTGATGTTTCTTCAGCAGCTTCAAAGACTTCTTCGAAAGTTATGTTAACCAGAGGAACCGTCAACGACATTGTTTCTAGAAATATCACAATGGTTCTCGAGAATCTTCTAATGAATTACGAAAACAATCAACTACCTACTCACGGAAAGg gaACACCAACTGTGgtaaaaacgaatattttaataagaagtaTGGGTCCTGTGTCAGAACTTGATATG GATTATTCAATGGATTGTTATTTTCGACAATCTTGGAGAGATTCTCGTTTGAGCTTTTTAGGTCCAATAAAATCTCTCAGTTTAAGCATCAAAATGTTGGAAAGAATTTGGAGGCCAGatacgtatttttataatggaaaACATAGCTATGTGCATACCATCACGGTGcccaataaattattaagaatctcGCAAGATGgagatattctatattctatgaG actTACTATAAAAGCAAAATGTCCAATGGAACTTCGAAACTTTCCTATGGATCGTCAATCCTGCCCTCTTATTCTTGGGAGTT atgCATATACGTCCagtcaattaatttatgaatggcAGGAAGGCTCTTCGGTTAACTTTGTTCCTGGAATGGCTCTTTCACAATTCGATCTGATGGGTTCGCCATACAGAAATTTAACATTCGTCCGTCGGGAAGGTGAATTTTCGGTTCTTCAAGTATCCTTCAATTTGCAACGACATACCGGCTATTTTCTCATTCAA GTTTATGTACCTTGTGTTCTAATAGTAGTTCTAAGTTGGGTATCCTTTTGGATTCATCGCGAGGCTACCAGTGATCGAGTTGGGTtag gTATTACTACTGTTTTGACATTGTCAACCATTAGTCTGGATTCTAGAACAGATTTACCAAAAGTTAGATATGCCACTGCTCTCGATTGGTTTTTATTAATGAGTTTTGGATATTGTATTGCTACGTTATTAGAATTTGCTGGTgtacattattttacaaag GTTGGTAGTGGAGAAATTCCtttggaggaagaagaatggGAAAATGAGAATGAATCTGATTATCAAGATGCGTTTTGTAATATTGTATCATGCAGTCCTCAAACGGTTCATCCAGAAACGATAATAGATGTATCTCGAAGAAGAAGTTCTTTGATATGTGATGTTTATGgtgttaat gaATCCGTTTCTTATGAAAGAGGATCGATGACTGTATCTGTTACGTCGAAACCATCAACAATGGAAAGACAAACACAAACAGAAGTATGGATACCGAAATGGCGACAATTTCTTTATTGCCTTGCTGGTGATGAATCATTTag AAAGCGCAGACAAAGAGAAGCAGCTGGAAACTGTAGGAAACGTGGCGAAAAAATTGCAAGACATATAAACAGCGTGTCTTATATCGATAAAGTTGCACGAATAGTATTTCCTGCTTCTTTTGGACTActgaatatttgttattggGTCATTTACGTCACCTatcaagaagaatttaaatggCAAGATTCTCCGCTTGGATCAATTTctcaatga
- the Amel_8916 gene encoding cys-loop ligand-gated ion channel subunit 8916 isoform X2 produces the protein MGPVSELDMDYSMDCYFRQSWRDSRLSFLGPIKSLSLSIKMLERIWRPDTYFYNGKHSYVHTITVPNKLLRISQDGDILYSMRLTIKAKCPMELRNFPMDRQSCPLILGSYAYTSSQLIYEWQEGSSVNFVPGMALSQFDLMGSPYRNLTFVRREGEFSVLQVSFNLQRHTGYFLIQVYVPCVLIVVLSWVSFWIHREATSDRVGLGITTVLTLSTISLDSRTDLPKVRYATALDWFLLMSFGYCIATLLEFAGVHYFTKVGSGEIPLEEEEWENENESDYQDAFCNIVSCSPQTVHPETIIDVSRRRSSLICDVYGVNESVSYERGSMTVSVTSKPSTMERQTQTEVWIPKWRQFLYCLAGDESFRKRRQREAAGNCRKRGEKIARHINSVSYIDKVARIVFPASFGLLNICYWVIYVTYQEEFKWQDSPLGSISQ, from the exons aTGGGTCCTGTGTCAGAACTTGATATG GATTATTCAATGGATTGTTATTTTCGACAATCTTGGAGAGATTCTCGTTTGAGCTTTTTAGGTCCAATAAAATCTCTCAGTTTAAGCATCAAAATGTTGGAAAGAATTTGGAGGCCAGatacgtatttttataatggaaaACATAGCTATGTGCATACCATCACGGTGcccaataaattattaagaatctcGCAAGATGgagatattctatattctatgaG actTACTATAAAAGCAAAATGTCCAATGGAACTTCGAAACTTTCCTATGGATCGTCAATCCTGCCCTCTTATTCTTGGGAGTT atgCATATACGTCCagtcaattaatttatgaatggcAGGAAGGCTCTTCGGTTAACTTTGTTCCTGGAATGGCTCTTTCACAATTCGATCTGATGGGTTCGCCATACAGAAATTTAACATTCGTCCGTCGGGAAGGTGAATTTTCGGTTCTTCAAGTATCCTTCAATTTGCAACGACATACCGGCTATTTTCTCATTCAA GTTTATGTACCTTGTGTTCTAATAGTAGTTCTAAGTTGGGTATCCTTTTGGATTCATCGCGAGGCTACCAGTGATCGAGTTGGGTtag gTATTACTACTGTTTTGACATTGTCAACCATTAGTCTGGATTCTAGAACAGATTTACCAAAAGTTAGATATGCCACTGCTCTCGATTGGTTTTTATTAATGAGTTTTGGATATTGTATTGCTACGTTATTAGAATTTGCTGGTgtacattattttacaaag GTTGGTAGTGGAGAAATTCCtttggaggaagaagaatggGAAAATGAGAATGAATCTGATTATCAAGATGCGTTTTGTAATATTGTATCATGCAGTCCTCAAACGGTTCATCCAGAAACGATAATAGATGTATCTCGAAGAAGAAGTTCTTTGATATGTGATGTTTATGgtgttaat gaATCCGTTTCTTATGAAAGAGGATCGATGACTGTATCTGTTACGTCGAAACCATCAACAATGGAAAGACAAACACAAACAGAAGTATGGATACCGAAATGGCGACAATTTCTTTATTGCCTTGCTGGTGATGAATCATTTag AAAGCGCAGACAAAGAGAAGCAGCTGGAAACTGTAGGAAACGTGGCGAAAAAATTGCAAGACATATAAACAGCGTGTCTTATATCGATAAAGTTGCACGAATAGTATTTCCTGCTTCTTTTGGACTActgaatatttgttattggGTCATTTACGTCACCTatcaagaagaatttaaatggCAAGATTCTCCGCTTGGATCAATTTctcaatga